DNA sequence from the Rhizoctonia solani chromosome 14, complete sequence genome:
CGTGCGACAGTGCTTGATCAACCCCATCGCGTTCTCCTTCAAAACCTTGTTCGCGGTCTTTTCGGAAAGACTAAACATCTGCTCGACGGTATAATGTTCCTTCTTGTTCAGCCCGCGAAACTTGACGCCGACGGTGTATACGAGCAGATCGGCCAGGGAACGAGACATCTTGAGTTTCGGCCGCTCGAGCTCGGATCGGTTCGAGTATGCGCGTTGTTTTTTGCGCGGTGGGGAGGTGGGGGTCGCTGCGGACATCGGGTCCAGggtgagtgtgttggagggtGTGGGCGGGGGTGAAAAGTCTGCCGGGTCCGGACGACGGTTCGAGCGGAAACTTGAGCGCACGCGCTTCGCGATCGTTCGTGCGCGGGACAGGTCGCCTAAAATTGCGCACACAAATCAATACCTTGTCTCGTATACATATAAACCAACCGACCTTTAATGCTATCCGTATCCGTGGTACCCACATCAGTCTCCTCAACCTCTCCTTCAACCTCGACCTCGCTCAAAAGCGCATTCTTAAACTTGACCAGCACTTTATGCTTGAGCTGCTCGGGACTCGGCAAATACTCCAGCTCCTCCGGGTCGGTCGAACCGTCTAGACGAGAGGTGACCAGCATGTCCTTGAACTCCTCTTTCAGGATCTGGGCGACCATCGTCTGCTGCTCGATCCCTGCGTGCATTTCGGCGCTGATGATGACCGGATAAGGAGACGCCACGAACGCGTATCGCGCAATGGCTTGGGCAACGTGGCGCAGAGGGACCGAGCCCGTCAAAGTGCGTCCGTGAGTGATGACCGGCTCGTGGTCCCCGTCCCAGATATCGACTTCGACACTTCGGCAGCCCGCGCCGAGGGACCGGATGTACCCTTCGATAGTCGACTCGCCGACGAGCTGGTGTCCGAGGAGGTAAGTGTTGTGGGACGAGGAGATGTAGTATTCAGAGAGCGGGCGGGTCATGTCGTGTTCCTTGTCTTCGAAAGCCGAGTTGTCCGCGCTCAGCAAAAAGGCGGAGAAATCGTCCAGGGTGAAGTGGGGGGTTGTCAATGACTGAAGGATGGGCGCCCCTGGTTCCTTGTCGGGATAAGAGCATACAGTCGGAGAGGCGGGTTGGGCGTTTTTGAATTTGGCGGCAAACGAAAACGAGCCCGAACGGGACCTTGATCTTGAGCGGGATCGAGTTTTAGGCTTGAAGCCCGAGGGCGGGGAAGATACGGTTGGGGACTCGGACACAAAGAGTTCTGAAGGGGGAGTCGGTAATTCGACCCCGCCCGTTGCGTATTTCTTGAATATCCGTACTAGCTCCGAGTCGGTAATCTCCTGCAGTATAATCAGTTTTGGGGCCCTTGTAGATGGAACGAAAGGCAAGGACGTACCatcatctgctcctccttcATAAACTTGGCAAACACCTCGAGATCAAACAACCTATCTCCACGCATCCGATTCCATAACCGCTTAATCTCAGGCCTAGCATGCAATCTCTTGACAAAGGCGCGGAAATCTGAAAACTGGAGGTAGCCCTTGCCGCCCTTGTCTGCGTTCTATTCGCGCAATTAGCTGCCTTGTCGCGTCCATCCAAATAGGATCGTACCTGGAACCATTCTTTGACTTCACTTCGCTCACAACCAATTCCCAAACGCCTACAGAGCCTCTCGACCTCTTCAATCTCCAACTTCCCATCGGTACTGATGTCGGCTCCGCTCCAATAATGCTTCTCCCAGAAGCCAGCGGGAGAGACGATCCCACTCATAATATTCTGGCGCAACTCGCGAAGAGAGTCGAGGGTGGTAGACCAGAGACGCATGGTGTCTTTTGAAAAGGCAATAGTATGAAGCATCTTGTTCTTGTTGGCTGAAATGCAAACAAGTGGGGGGCGGCCGAAGAAGGAAGCGAGTCGAAAGTGGCGCAAAGTAAACGAGCACGACGATCAGTTCTAGTCCGTGAAAAGAAGTCAAACAAACGCACCAGACGTGTATACGATGGTCATCCATCGATCCTCCCGGTCGGCTGGTATCTTGAACTGCTCGCGGTAATATCTCGCCTCTTGGCCGGTCCGAATCTCTTTGATGTTTTCAATCTGGACTGCGGTCCAGGGTTAGTACAAACGAAAGGGCAGAAACGATGAAAGAAATaaaaaaaagggaaaaaGGCACACGAGTCACAAACCCAGAGAAGGCAAAAATAATCGAACCCCCAAGAATCCCCAAATGCCAAGCACAAACAAACGTGTCGGAGAAATGAGAGCGCCACTCACTGATTCCTGCCTTGTCGCTTTCCCAAGTGACGATTCCTTGATCTGCGTCGAGTCGGAAAAACTTCTGTTTGACCTGGGGGGAAGAATATGAGCATCGACAGAAAGATCATTCGAAATGAGGGGGAAGGTGGAGAGGCGGGGGATGAACGATGTATTGGAGAACCCGAAATGAAAAAGTAGGTGATTGGAAACACGATGCTGATCGACGACACCGCCATGTCGATCAACCTGGTGCCCGAAGATTGTCGTCTGCCCAGCGCCCACCCCAACAGAGATGCATGTGTTCACGTAAGGTGAACCGGGCCCCACAACGTAAGTGATGATGGGGACCCCACAGCTCAACGTAACTGGGAATGTGAGATtcgcacaagggaaaacttACCTTCTTGGGTGTCTTTGGAGATACCTTGTACATGGGTGTTCCTTGGACGAGTATGGCGGGTACGATGGGTCCCACGGGGTCTGCCCGAGCCTGGGCTTCAGCCTGAGCGGATGTGCTGACATACGTAGGCTTCTCGTCGTGCTCCTGCCTAGACGCAGGTGGGTCCGAATCACACGAACTACTCCCGGCTTCGTCCATTGCAAAGAGACTTGTGCTGGCCAGTGCCGGATCGATGTCGGGAAGATACGCCTTGGGAGAATTGACCTCTTCGCTATCGTTGTCCTCATCCTCGTTCTCCTCTGGTACGCGAGGGGTCGAACTCGAACCACGTGAGCGAGTCAAGATCAAgttgggcgggcgcttgg
Encoded proteins:
- a CDS encoding phosphatidylinositol-specific phospholipase C, with the translated sequence MAPDLPPLQLRRAEPLVSASGEPSPALPSTPPASHYNFLRTLPRRRSLRDKVNSGINKLLARAKSFTAPTPLTNTPTKAREFEELPSPSIKARDFAHRRTASDSVRSLPQLHTQRHDDDPSPSPSKRPPNLILTRSRGSSSTPRVPEENEDEDNDSEEVNSPKAYLPDIDPALASTSLFAMDEAGSSSCDSDPPASRQEHDEKPTYVSTSAQAEAQARADPVGPIVPAILVQGTPMYKVSPKTPKKVKQKFFRLDADQGIVTWESDKAGIIQIENIKEIRTGQEARYYREQFKIPADREDRWMTIVYTSELIVVLVYFAPLSTRFLLRPPPTYTMRLWSTTLDSLRELRQNIMSGIVSPAGFWEKHYWSGADISTDGKLEIEEVERLCRRLGIGCERSEVKEWFQNADKGGKGYLQFSDFRAFVKRLHARPEIKRLWNRMRGDRLFDLEVFAKFMKEEQMMEITDSELVRIFKKYATGGVELPTPPSELFVSESPTVSSPPSGFKPKTRSRSRSRSRSGSFSFAAKFKNAQPASPTVCSYPDKEPGAPILQSLTTPHFTLDDFSAFLLSADNSAFEDKEHDMTRPLSEYYISSSHNTYLLGHQLVGESTIEGYIRSLGAGCRSVEVDIWDGDHEPVITHGRTLTGSVPLRHVAQAIARYAFVASPYPVIISAEMHAGIEQQTMVAQILKEEFKDMLVTSRLDGSTDPEELEYLPSPEQLKHKVLVKFKNALLSEVEVEGEVEETDVGTTDTDSIKGDLSRARTIAKRVRSSFRSNRRPDPADFSPPPTPSNTLTLDPMSAATPTSPPRKKQRAYSNRSELERPKLKMSRSLADLLVYTVGVKFRGLNKKEHYTVEQMFSLSEKTANKVLKENAMGLIKHCRTNLVRVYPNGTRVSSTNYEPARYWAAGVQLVAMNWQTIDLGNMMNQSMFLRNGRAGYLLKPEALRVKDKDLLAKRVDYVLSITIISAQQIPRKRDENGREIIKDGLIDPLVEISLHAPDSSSTGPRTYRTTAIPNNGFNPIWEETVSIPFTCTADMWDLIFLRLAVFNDDDDEEPLAVYCSPLASLRKGYRHLPLHDLQFSQYLFSSLFVHISLRPAHTSPQP